From Arthrobacter sp. FW306-2-2C-D06B, a single genomic window includes:
- a CDS encoding HNH endonuclease, with translation MNDDDGVTGQRQSKAFELEAKHIALLSPSMGGPRRKSPQKPRKPPPPKVDPPELLIPVSEMTAERWAAWDWPADHLMLPWDKRKVALILWRRDGNICQVCGLKVDISLRKSHPGMASCDHIIPLRRYEAKYDTQHLNVWGNVKLAHLYCNTAHADFDARFIAVEDYRTMLRAATARFESTGSCPPPRTAMLGIDAPLLTPAWEAELLHGRPTGTFGEEWSDTRTEA, from the coding sequence ATGAACGACGACGACGGCGTGACGGGCCAGCGGCAGTCGAAAGCGTTTGAGCTCGAAGCCAAGCACATAGCGCTGCTGAGTCCGTCCATGGGTGGTCCGCGGCGCAAGTCGCCCCAAAAGCCAAGGAAGCCACCGCCGCCGAAGGTGGATCCACCGGAACTCTTGATACCAGTCAGCGAGATGACAGCGGAGAGGTGGGCCGCTTGGGACTGGCCGGCCGATCACCTCATGCTGCCATGGGACAAACGAAAAGTAGCGTTAATCCTTTGGCGCAGGGACGGAAATATTTGCCAAGTCTGCGGGCTGAAAGTGGATATCTCACTCCGGAAGAGTCACCCCGGCATGGCCAGCTGCGACCACATCATCCCGTTGCGCCGGTACGAAGCGAAATATGACACCCAGCACCTGAATGTGTGGGGGAACGTGAAGCTGGCGCATCTCTATTGCAACACGGCGCACGCCGATTTCGACGCCCGGTTTATCGCCGTGGAGGACTATCGAACCATGCTAAGGGCGGCGACCGCCAGGTTCGAAAGTACGGGATCTTGCCCGCCCCCGAGGACTGCGATGCTCGGAATCGACGCACCCCTCCTGACTCCTGCATGGGAGGCCGAACTTCTCCACGGCCGCCCGACCGGGACATTCGGCGAAGAATGGAGCGACACGCGGACCGAGGCTTGA
- a CDS encoding tyrosine-type recombinase/integrase, which produces MASIRERSRADGSIKHEVLWRDSDTGKQTSYGLSSSEEALRFKRLIEANGNSLTAVEEILQKISIGGPTVAENMQRHIELLTSAGPDQIKRYGSAIKNHFSGRLGKLPVAAVEHEDVVMWIKYMQGKTYKGEPLSAKTIANHHGLLSASMETAMRLKHRTDNPCRGIKLPKDTATEEKMYFMTAQASLAVVNSHPDRYQVFVSCLRATGARFGEVTAFYADDFDLNGAAPSVRVERAWKRDENNRFYIGPPKTKKSRRTISLPPSFVKDVRPLVEATDPGQHVFHTTYGGPIRHSTFWQFWNDAIETLKYPKDDRPRIHDMRHTHASLMLAGGMSIYELSRRLGHESIQTTIDRYSHLVPDAHFRAIDIAEKALEA; this is translated from the coding sequence ATGGCAAGCATCCGAGAACGGTCGAGGGCAGACGGCAGCATCAAGCATGAAGTGCTCTGGCGCGATTCGGACACCGGCAAGCAGACCTCGTACGGTCTGTCTAGCTCGGAAGAAGCGCTTCGCTTCAAGAGGCTCATTGAAGCCAACGGAAACTCCCTCACTGCAGTGGAAGAGATCCTGCAAAAGATCAGCATCGGCGGCCCGACCGTCGCCGAGAACATGCAACGGCACATCGAACTACTGACGAGTGCCGGGCCGGACCAGATCAAACGCTATGGATCTGCTATCAAAAACCACTTCAGCGGACGCCTGGGGAAGTTGCCCGTGGCTGCGGTCGAGCATGAGGACGTCGTCATGTGGATCAAGTACATGCAGGGAAAGACCTACAAAGGCGAACCGTTGTCGGCCAAGACGATCGCGAACCATCACGGGCTCCTGTCGGCGTCCATGGAGACGGCAATGCGGCTTAAGCACCGCACCGACAACCCATGCCGGGGGATCAAGCTCCCGAAGGACACTGCCACCGAAGAGAAGATGTACTTCATGACAGCGCAAGCATCCCTTGCGGTCGTGAACTCTCACCCAGATCGCTATCAGGTCTTCGTATCCTGCCTACGTGCGACCGGGGCGCGCTTCGGAGAAGTGACCGCTTTCTATGCGGATGACTTTGACCTCAATGGCGCAGCGCCGTCCGTGCGGGTGGAGCGAGCTTGGAAGCGCGACGAGAATAACCGGTTCTACATCGGACCGCCCAAGACGAAGAAGTCTCGACGTACGATCAGTCTGCCGCCGTCGTTCGTGAAGGACGTCCGCCCCCTTGTGGAGGCTACCGATCCGGGCCAGCACGTGTTCCACACCACTTACGGGGGCCCGATCCGGCACTCGACATTCTGGCAGTTCTGGAACGACGCCATCGAGACGCTCAAATATCCGAAGGATGACAGGCCGCGCATTCACGACATGCGCCACACTCATGCTTCGCTGATGCTCGCAGGGGGCATGAGTATCTATGAACTGTCGAGAAGGCTGGGTCACGAGAGCATCCAAACCACGATCGACCGGTATTCACACCTCGTGCCGGACGCCCACTTCCGGGCAATCGACATTGCAGAGAAAGCGCTTGAGGCATAG
- a CDS encoding SOS response-associated peptidase encodes MCGRYVVSKSTADLMAAFDVHESYVDELKPSYNVAPTDAVPLILDRSSGEGEPVTRKLVTARWGLVPSWAKDPKGGARLINARVETVTEKPSFRKAVSARRGLLVGDGYYEWEKKPGGGKIPTYLHDADDQILAFAALFENWPDPALPDGHPEKWLRTATIITTAASDALGHIHDRTPLIVPAEMFSDWLDPETTSEADVRALLDSMPEPHLVPRVVSDKVNYVRNNGPELIEAAA; translated from the coding sequence ATGTGCGGACGCTACGTTGTTTCGAAATCTACTGCTGACCTGATGGCTGCCTTCGACGTCCATGAGTCCTACGTCGATGAGCTTAAACCTTCCTACAATGTGGCGCCGACTGACGCGGTCCCGTTGATCCTGGACCGTAGCTCCGGGGAAGGTGAGCCTGTGACGAGGAAGCTGGTCACGGCTCGCTGGGGCTTGGTGCCGTCGTGGGCGAAAGATCCCAAAGGCGGTGCGCGACTCATCAACGCTCGGGTGGAAACCGTCACCGAGAAGCCGTCCTTCCGCAAAGCAGTCTCGGCGCGACGCGGGTTGCTCGTCGGCGACGGGTATTACGAGTGGGAGAAGAAACCCGGCGGCGGGAAGATCCCGACCTATCTGCACGACGCCGATGACCAGATCCTCGCCTTCGCGGCATTGTTCGAGAACTGGCCGGATCCGGCGTTGCCGGACGGACACCCTGAGAAGTGGTTGCGGACGGCCACGATCATCACGACGGCGGCCTCAGACGCGCTCGGCCACATCCATGACCGCACACCGCTCATTGTCCCGGCGGAAATGTTCTCGGACTGGCTCGACCCTGAAACGACGTCCGAGGCTGACGTCCGAGCTTTGCTCGACTCGATGCCCGAACCCCACCTCGTACCCCGAGTGGTGAGCGACAAGGTCAACTACGTGCGGAACAACGGCCCCGAACTGATCGAGGCGGCGGCATGA